A single Dreissena polymorpha isolate Duluth1 chromosome 14, UMN_Dpol_1.0, whole genome shotgun sequence DNA region contains:
- the LOC127857179 gene encoding T-box transcription factor TBX10-like — translation MAMEEILDLSLPKKIPECTADCSPDSLNPELSRTFSTSKSTSSDGSASPDLKRRRLLSPTHGHALTTSPDPTCPVTPESDTDNDVDGGSFTSNARNAPYDEPMRAPLTSPPTPTGGEPIVQTSGGVTIYLHDETLWREFAKYGTEMIINRGGRRMFPHIVLSIYGLDASASYSLVLQIVPADERRYKWVNHQWVAMGMADPGPEVQPVTHADSPNTGAFWMRNRTSFSKVRLTNNKESSLKDSIDGNILLLSMHKYKVVIRVKPEAPTTEPERVFVFEESAFVAVTAYQNSQITQLKIQNNPFAKAFRDAHNPSVPHPMPSKKRERAPKSKPCPESHHQVTGNLPSATVPETWPLPGQPVVFGQAGSHPAYSQMAFFDQMMKNMELMKSMEKTGLSSLPSFPVPPYIGNHSASLHGMRLPLSSPTISGGENSSPKLDEDTPSSTAT, via the exons ATGGCGATG GAAGAGATTCTAGATCTCTCTCTGCCTAAGAAGATACCGGAGTGCACCGCGGACTGTTCCCCAGACAGTCTCAATCCAGAGTTATCGCGGACTTTCAGTACGAGCAAGTCAACA TCGTCTGACGGTTCGGCCTCGCCGGACTTGAAGAGACGTCGACTGCTATCGCCGACGCACGGGCACGCGTTAACCACGTCGCCGGATCCGACATGTCCCGTTACGCCGGAGAGCGATACCGACAACGATGTCGACGGGGGATCTTTCACCTCAAACGCCAG GAATGCCCCCTACGACGAGCCCATGCGAGCGCCACTAACGTCACCGCCGACGCCGACGGGGGGCGAGCCGATCGTGCAGACGAGCGGCGGCGTGACGATCTACCTTCACGACGAGACGCTCTGGAGGGAGTTCGCCAAGTACGGCACGGAAATGATCATCAACAGGGGCGGCAG GCGCATGTTCCCACACATCGTGCTCTCCATTTACGGTCTGGACGCAAGCGCCTCCTACTCGCTCGTCCTCCAGATCGTGCCTGCGGACGAGCGACGCTACAAGTGGGTCAACCACCAGTGGGTCGCCATGGGGATGGCGGACCCCGGACCGGAAGTGCAGCCCGTGACGCATGCAGACTCTCCGAACACCGGCGCTTTCTGGATGCGTAATCGGACGTCCTTCTCGAAGGTTCGCCTAACGAATAACAAGGAATCAAGTCTTAAGGATTCCATCGACGGAAAT ATTCTGCTACTCTCAATGCACAAATACAAGGTCGTGATCAGGGTCAAACCGGAGGCACCAACGACGGAACCGGAAAGGGTTTTCGTGTTTGAAGAGTCGGCGTTCGTAGCGGTCACGGCATACCAGAACTCTCAGATAACGCAGCTGAAGATCCAGAACAACCCGTTTGCCAAGGCTTTCAGGGACGCGCACAACCCCTC tgTTCCACACCCCATGCCTTCAAAGAAACGCGAAAGAGCCCCCAAGTCGAAAC catgccCAGAAAGCCACCATCAAGTCACCGGCAATCTCCCTAGCGCTACCGTGCCGGAAACCTGGCCGTTACCCGGACAGCCGGTGGTTTTTGGTCAAGCTGGAAGTCATCCCGCGTACTCACAGATGGCTTTCTTTGATCAGATGATGAAGAATATGGAACTGATGAAGAGCATGGAAAAGACGGGATTAAGTTCTTTACCAT CATTCCCAGTTCCGCCCTATATCGGAAATCACTCCGCAAGTCTGCACGGCATGCGACTTCCACTTTCAAGTCCAACAATTTCCGGAGGAGAAAATTCATCGCCGAAATTAGACGAAGATACCCCAAGCTCAACAGCAACTTAA